A single genomic interval of Nitratidesulfovibrio sp. SRB-5 harbors:
- a CDS encoding YIP1 family protein yields the protein MIIRCPECQFERSIDSSKIPSSAAIATCPKCRHRFRFRALAPDETPDVSPAGHTAQAPRAPQAPRAPQAADAGSRRAPDDAVAPDAMPLAGPAMDQDEGDDLPAAFRRGTSATSQPPASGASLPPDRADGPDGADESDVSATSGASGVSGVSGAEADYAGEDDHVGEPRPVSGTGTPRMADPGASPTAPHPAGTAPSSADAPRNAHGHTDLSRPGDDPLPPGAVIPGRSSTPAHDDNHDAPNGHNAAPGSAGGQRRPGSPRDIWDAVASVGDRWRKQSESRTRPGNGAPPHDRDNYRDGTPGDSPNGAPNGSPNGSPNGSPNGSPDGWNAGNHGDAFPPHDGGHPGERDAPLPPWAASARSEVPWENLDRVGFFPGLYQTILRVMLAAPRFFSGVRSSGSLKRPVAFYLLIGIFQALTERLWYLMSMRAFGGFIEDPQLHAWMGSVTHDMSLPLTLLVSPFTLLLQLAVLSGLYHFMIRLVEPRAADLPTTVRVISYSAAPTVLSVVPLVGPVVGSLWFVVCTFVGVKYAHRLPWSRTALAIGPLLGLGFALTVQLLRMFMSSAPM from the coding sequence ATGATTATACGCTGCCCGGAGTGCCAGTTCGAACGGAGCATCGACAGCAGCAAGATTCCGTCCTCGGCCGCCATCGCCACCTGTCCCAAGTGCCGTCACCGTTTTCGTTTTCGCGCCCTGGCACCTGATGAAACCCCGGACGTTTCCCCCGCCGGGCACACAGCGCAGGCCCCTCGTGCCCCGCAGGCCCCTCGTGCCCCGCAGGCAGCGGACGCGGGTTCTCGCCGCGCGCCGGATGATGCGGTGGCGCCCGACGCCATGCCCCTTGCCGGGCCTGCCATGGATCAGGACGAGGGCGACGACCTGCCCGCCGCCTTCCGGCGTGGCACTTCCGCCACTTCGCAGCCCCCGGCGTCCGGCGCATCGCTTCCGCCGGATAGGGCTGACGGACCTGACGGGGCTGACGAGTCTGACGTATCTGCCACCTCGGGCGCATCGGGCGTATCCGGCGTATCTGGCGCAGAAGCCGACTATGCCGGAGAGGACGACCACGTGGGCGAACCCCGCCCCGTCTCCGGCACCGGCACGCCGCGCATGGCCGATCCGGGCGCTTCACCCACCGCCCCCCATCCGGCGGGCACCGCGCCTTCCAGCGCCGATGCGCCCCGCAACGCCCACGGGCACACCGATCTTTCCCGCCCCGGCGACGACCCGCTGCCCCCCGGCGCGGTGATTCCCGGCCGGAGCAGCACCCCCGCCCACGACGACAATCACGATGCCCCCAACGGGCACAACGCTGCCCCGGGCTCCGCCGGGGGACAGCGCCGCCCCGGCTCGCCCCGCGACATATGGGACGCCGTGGCCTCGGTGGGCGACCGCTGGCGCAAGCAGTCCGAATCCCGCACGCGGCCCGGCAACGGCGCCCCCCCCCACGACCGGGACAACTACCGGGACGGCACCCCCGGCGACTCCCCAAACGGTGCCCCAAATGGCTCCCCAAATGGCTCCCCAAATGGCTCCCCAAATGGCTCCCCTGACGGATGGAACGCCGGAAACCACGGCGATGCCTTTCCCCCGCACGATGGCGGGCACCCCGGCGAACGGGACGCCCCCCTGCCGCCGTGGGCCGCATCCGCCCGCAGCGAGGTGCCGTGGGAAAACCTGGACCGGGTGGGCTTTTTCCCCGGCCTGTACCAGACCATCCTGCGGGTGATGCTGGCGGCGCCGCGCTTCTTCTCCGGGGTGCGTTCCTCGGGCTCGCTCAAGCGGCCGGTGGCGTTCTACCTGCTCATCGGCATCTTTCAGGCGCTCACCGAGCGGCTGTGGTATCTCATGAGCATGCGCGCCTTCGGCGGCTTCATCGAAGACCCGCAACTGCACGCCTGGATGGGCAGCGTCACCCACGACATGAGCCTGCCCCTGACCCTGCTGGTCTCGCCCTTCACCCTGCTGCTGCAACTGGCGGTGCTGTCCGGCCTGTACCACTTCATGATCCGGCTGGTGGAGCCGCGCGCGGCAGACCTGCCCACCACGGTGCGGGTCATCTCGTACAGTGCAGCGCCCACGGTGCTCAGTGTGGTGCCGCTGGTGGGGCCGGTGGTGGGTTCGCTGTGGTTCGTGGTATGTACCTTCGTGGGGGTCAAGTACGCCCACCGGCTGCCCTGGTCGCGCACGGCGCTGGCCATCGGCCCTCTGCTGGGGCTGGGCTTCGCGCTGACGGTGCAGTTGCTGCGCATGTTCATGTCCTCGGCTCCCATGTAG
- a CDS encoding glycosyltransferase family 4 protein produces MVTAATHATGNAGSPGSSGSPDSPDGAAALAPSDHSGLQEPLAPRRVLHVVSSLGLGGTEKVMQLLLTRLAPSRFQRAVWSPADGPRAAPLREAGVTTFIGGDLGSVAARFLPHIVHVHRAGWPQPELLRPLRMAFRQAPAAARSPDANADAPHRRLPAIVETNVFGRHDPSPSGQLIDVTLFVSHFCAQRFARVQGIAAVPPRWRVLYNPVDTALFARLTPPPAERDYTRPVLGRLSRPDPGKWSPLALHILPVLRRELPHFRYDVVGGTPDAERYVREHGLSDNVRFLPPLRDDAELAGFFNELSLLAHANDTGESFGLAIAEAMAAGLPVVTHPCPGLRDNAQLELVEHGVTGLVAETADDYAGAVLHLLRHPGAARRMGEAGRRKAAALFDADMQARALEALYDEVCPAEMACGEAP; encoded by the coding sequence ATGGTCACCGCCGCAACCCACGCGACAGGAAACGCCGGCTCCCCCGGCTCTTCCGGCTCTCCCGACTCTCCCGACGGGGCCGCAGCGCTCGCCCCATCGGACCATTCCGGGCTGCAGGAGCCCCTTGCGCCGCGCCGGGTGCTGCACGTGGTTTCCTCGCTGGGGCTTGGCGGCACCGAAAAGGTCATGCAACTGCTGCTTACCCGGCTGGCCCCGTCCCGCTTCCAGCGCGCGGTATGGAGCCCCGCCGACGGCCCCCGCGCCGCCCCCCTGCGCGAGGCGGGGGTGACCACCTTCATCGGAGGCGACCTGGGCAGCGTGGCCGCCCGCTTTCTTCCCCACATCGTGCACGTGCACCGCGCGGGCTGGCCCCAGCCGGAACTGTTGCGCCCCCTGCGCATGGCCTTCCGCCAGGCGCCCGCCGCCGCGCGTTCTCCGGACGCGAACGCCGATGCCCCCCACCGGCGCCTGCCCGCCATCGTGGAAACCAACGTCTTCGGGCGGCACGATCCTTCCCCTTCGGGCCAGCTCATCGACGTCACCCTGTTCGTCTCGCACTTCTGCGCCCAACGCTTCGCCCGCGTGCAGGGCATCGCCGCCGTGCCCCCGCGCTGGCGGGTGCTGTACAACCCCGTGGACACCGCCCTGTTCGCCCGGCTGACCCCGCCGCCCGCCGAGCGCGACTACACCCGCCCCGTGCTGGGCCGCCTGTCCCGGCCAGACCCCGGCAAATGGTCGCCGCTGGCTCTGCACATCCTGCCCGTGCTGCGCCGCGAGTTGCCCCACTTCCGCTACGACGTCGTCGGCGGCACCCCGGACGCGGAACGCTACGTGCGCGAACACGGCCTGTCGGACAACGTGCGCTTTCTGCCGCCGCTGCGCGACGACGCGGAACTGGCCGGGTTCTTCAACGAACTTTCCCTGCTGGCCCATGCCAACGACACCGGCGAAAGTTTCGGACTGGCCATCGCGGAGGCCATGGCCGCCGGGCTGCCCGTGGTCACCCACCCCTGCCCGGGCCTGCGCGACAACGCCCAACTGGAACTGGTGGAGCACGGCGTCACCGGGCTGGTGGCCGAAACGGCGGACGATTACGCCGGGGCCGTGCTGCATCTGCTGCGTCACCCCGGCGCGGCCCGGCGCATGGGTGAGGCCGGGCGGCGCAAGGCCGCCGCGCTGTTCGACGCCGACATGCAGGCCCGCGCCCTGGAAGCGCTGTATGACGAGGTGTGCCCGGCGGAGATGGCATGCGGGGAGGCCCCATGA
- the fliS gene encoding flagellar export chaperone FliS, protein MQKAAHAYLQTQVTTTTQGELLLLLYDGAIKFLNQAKEKIAERDYAGKGILISKALDIVNELDASLNLEKGGELAENLHKLYFYCSTRLLNANLKMDVTFIDEVIKILSGLRGAYGQIVNTPEAMAVGASMAASRTPANAAPSRVPLPTAQMPPLGKPAQFGRAHAQAYGQQAPAADAAPQAVAQALPPLPSPPEQAEQAVQTAQTAAPVSTAPSAQQAAPTSAGMPPTAPATATGEPAAPTAAETSEASDTQPVKGFAPSRMAAASLYRKFAQG, encoded by the coding sequence ATGCAGAAGGCCGCACACGCCTACCTACAGACCCAGGTCACCACGACCACCCAGGGCGAGCTGTTGCTCCTGCTGTATGACGGGGCCATCAAGTTCCTGAACCAGGCCAAGGAAAAGATCGCCGAACGCGACTACGCGGGCAAGGGCATCCTGATCTCCAAGGCCCTGGACATCGTCAACGAACTGGACGCCAGCCTGAACCTGGAAAAGGGCGGCGAACTGGCGGAAAACCTGCACAAGCTGTATTTCTACTGCTCCACCCGCCTGCTCAACGCCAACCTGAAGATGGACGTGACGTTCATCGACGAGGTGATCAAGATACTGTCCGGCCTGCGCGGCGCCTACGGACAGATCGTCAACACCCCGGAGGCCATGGCCGTGGGAGCCAGCATGGCTGCCAGCCGCACGCCCGCCAACGCCGCGCCCTCGCGCGTGCCGCTGCCCACCGCGCAGATGCCCCCGCTGGGCAAGCCCGCGCAGTTCGGTCGCGCCCACGCCCAGGCCTACGGCCAGCAGGCCCCGGCAGCCGATGCCGCGCCGCAGGCGGTCGCACAGGCCCTGCCCCCCCTGCCAAGCCCGCCAGAGCAGGCAGAGCAGGCCGTGCAGACAGCACAGACAGCCGCCCCCGTGTCCACTGCGCCTTCGGCACAGCAAGCAGCGCCGACATCGGCTGGCATGCCGCCCACTGCCCCGGCGACTGCCACCGGGGAACCAGCCGCACCGACGGCTGCCGAAACATCCGAAGCTTCCGACACCCAGCCGGTGAAGGGCTTTGCCCCCAGCCGCATGGCCGCGGCCAGCCTGTACCGCAAGTTCGCGCAGGGCTAG
- the fliD gene encoding flagellar filament capping protein FliD gives MVDLASGGVYFSGLGNGTDFSKVIDQLKSIEQIPQKRLTLWKADWQRRQDAFGELRTEIASLKDIVDSMSSMNKFLVKTSSSSAETVASATTDSSVLEGNYKIEVGQLASSSIWTYNTAFADKKTKVNDSGSDQQFVYTYMGKTRSITVPSGTTIDALKNMINNDPQNPGVKAMLVQNGTGYTFQFRGMDLGANATLSVDSGTTVTGLPGTAAAWTVQASQNAKYRVNGWPAATWLESTSNTLTGAVEGMTLTLKDVGTTQISVATDTEKIKENVKSFVDAMNAVRSKIKELTAVNSSKDVDNPDDASSLYSMQKGSILTGNYGVQLLSTQLKMATADRAAGFEYQYKDGNLLRGDEFSSLAHIGILTNAETNSLNAGLLELDEAKLDEVLKNNPTAVAELFAADGLPESDSSDFSYYSHVKGVTKAGIYDVTYDVDASGNIVNAFIGGKRANIDNANKQITAMEGDARGLALQIDNLSQGSYASRMRIKEGKLSGLSEQLSDMLGSDGALKILEDNYQDIMDDIQKKIDKEVDRVTQWERRERLRYSRLEATLARYDALGKSVESQIKSLSSSTSS, from the coding sequence ATGGTCGATCTGGCATCCGGCGGCGTATACTTTTCCGGGCTCGGCAACGGCACGGACTTCTCCAAGGTCATCGACCAGTTGAAGTCCATCGAGCAGATTCCGCAAAAGCGGCTTACCTTGTGGAAGGCCGACTGGCAGCGGCGTCAGGACGCCTTTGGCGAGTTGCGCACGGAAATCGCATCGCTCAAGGACATCGTGGACTCCATGAGCTCCATGAACAAGTTCCTGGTGAAAACGAGTTCCAGTTCCGCCGAAACCGTGGCCAGCGCCACCACCGATTCCAGCGTGCTTGAAGGCAACTACAAGATCGAGGTGGGCCAGCTGGCCTCCAGCTCCATCTGGACCTACAACACCGCCTTCGCCGACAAGAAAACCAAGGTCAACGACTCCGGCAGCGACCAGCAGTTCGTTTACACCTACATGGGCAAGACCCGCTCGATCACGGTGCCAAGCGGCACCACCATCGACGCCCTCAAGAACATGATCAACAACGACCCCCAGAACCCGGGGGTAAAGGCCATGCTGGTGCAGAACGGCACCGGCTACACCTTCCAGTTCCGGGGCATGGATCTGGGGGCCAACGCCACGTTGTCCGTGGATTCGGGCACCACCGTCACCGGCCTTCCCGGCACGGCGGCCGCATGGACCGTGCAGGCCAGCCAGAACGCCAAGTACCGGGTCAACGGCTGGCCCGCCGCCACCTGGCTGGAATCCACGTCCAACACACTGACCGGCGCCGTGGAGGGTATGACCCTTACCCTCAAGGACGTGGGCACCACCCAGATTTCGGTGGCCACGGACACCGAAAAGATCAAGGAAAACGTAAAGTCGTTCGTGGACGCCATGAACGCCGTACGATCCAAGATCAAGGAATTGACCGCCGTCAACAGCTCCAAGGACGTGGATAACCCGGACGACGCCTCGTCGCTGTATTCCATGCAGAAGGGGTCCATCCTTACCGGCAACTACGGCGTGCAGCTGCTGTCGACCCAGCTCAAGATGGCCACGGCAGACAGGGCGGCGGGCTTCGAATACCAGTACAAGGACGGCAACCTGCTGCGAGGCGACGAATTTTCGTCGCTGGCGCACATCGGCATCCTGACCAACGCCGAGACCAACAGCCTGAACGCCGGCCTGCTGGAACTGGACGAGGCAAAACTGGACGAGGTGCTGAAGAACAACCCCACGGCAGTGGCGGAACTGTTTGCCGCAGACGGGCTGCCCGAGTCCGATTCGTCCGACTTCAGCTATTATTCGCACGTCAAGGGCGTGACCAAGGCGGGCATCTACGACGTGACCTACGACGTGGACGCCTCGGGCAACATCGTCAATGCCTTCATCGGCGGCAAGCGCGCCAACATCGACAACGCCAACAAGCAGATCACGGCCATGGAAGGCGACGCCCGAGGCCTGGCGCTGCAAATCGACAATCTTTCGCAGGGCAGCTACGCGAGCCGCATGCGCATCAAGGAAGGCAAGCTCAGCGGCCTCAGCGAGCAACTCAGCGACATGCTGGGCAGCGACGGCGCACTGAAGATCCTGGAAGACAACTACCAGGACATCATGGACGACATACAGAAGAAGATCGACAAGGAAGTGGACCGCGTCACCCAGTGGGAACGGCGCGAACGGCTGCGCTACTCGCGGCTGGAGGCCACCCTGGCCCGCTACGACGCGCTGGGCAAGTCCGTGGAAAGCCAGATCAAGTCGTTGTCCTCGTCAACGTCTTCGTAG
- the tsaB gene encoding tRNA (adenosine(37)-N6)-threonylcarbamoyltransferase complex dimerization subunit type 1 TsaB: MTQVPPAAGLAVASDPTAPTAPTGPTGPTGPTSPTGPVGTCAAHGVGAITLALNAAESRVQVAALSDGETLFAQEWHVPSQGTELLAPALADAFARMRLSLADVRRIACVQGPGSFTGLRLVLSTAAGMARALGAEQAGLSYTQLLACGPLLPRGTVLWVLTHARRGLVHMQAFRMPGEMPDAASAAAHGMPCGLPEALTPVEAATLDAAVARIVAFRSTTENPAGKSAAPQTADKPDHGVPRDDSPLAARGAQEQTLPTNRAGCDTDTAPAVCLMGSGATRNRTVLAQALAELLPQARFLPDRFDHPAPALLLPLAAAAIYGPDDVQPLYVRPCDAEENLPAMAAARGMDPEQARRQLARLTSAPLAATPPADTTPSGTTRQALR; the protein is encoded by the coding sequence ATGACCCAGGTGCCCCCGGCGGCGGGGCTGGCCGTGGCTTCCGACCCGACTGCCCCGACCGCTCCAACTGGCCCCACTGGCCCCACTGGCCCGACCTCCCCAACTGGCCCCGTTGGGACCTGCGCTGCGCACGGCGTGGGGGCCATCACCCTGGCCCTGAACGCGGCGGAATCGCGCGTGCAGGTTGCCGCCCTGAGCGACGGCGAAACCCTGTTCGCGCAGGAATGGCATGTGCCCTCGCAGGGCACGGAACTGCTGGCCCCGGCCCTTGCCGACGCCTTTGCGCGGATGCGCCTTTCGCTGGCCGACGTGCGGCGCATTGCCTGCGTGCAAGGCCCCGGCAGCTTCACCGGGCTGCGCCTGGTGCTGTCCACGGCGGCGGGCATGGCCCGCGCGCTGGGAGCGGAGCAGGCCGGGCTTTCGTACACGCAACTGCTGGCCTGCGGCCCGCTGCTGCCGCGCGGCACGGTGCTGTGGGTGCTGACCCACGCCCGGCGCGGGCTGGTGCACATGCAGGCCTTCCGCATGCCCGGCGAAATGCCGGACGCCGCCAGCGCCGCTGCCCACGGCATGCCCTGCGGGTTGCCCGAAGCCCTGACCCCGGTGGAGGCGGCGACGCTTGACGCCGCCGTGGCCCGGATAGTCGCGTTCCGGTCAACCACGGAAAACCCTGCGGGCAAATCGGCGGCGCCACAGACTGCTGACAAACCCGACCATGGGGTTCCAAGGGACGATAGCCCCTTGGCCGCCAGAGGCGCCCAAGAACAGACGCTGCCAACAAACCGGGCCGGGTGCGACACTGACACCGCCCCCGCCGTCTGCCTGATGGGCAGCGGGGCCACCCGCAACCGGACCGTGCTGGCGCAGGCCCTGGCTGAACTGTTGCCGCAGGCGCGCTTTCTGCCCGACCGGTTCGACCACCCCGCCCCCGCCCTGCTGCTGCCCCTGGCCGCCGCAGCCATCTACGGTCCCGATGACGTGCAGCCGCTGTACGTGCGCCCCTGCGATGCGGAAGAAAACCTCCCCGCCATGGCCGCCGCACGCGGCATGGATCCGGAGCAGGCCCGGCGGCAGCTGGCCCGGCTGACCAGCGCACCGCTGGCCGCCACTCCCCCGGCAGACACCACCCCATCCGGCACCACCCGGCAGGCACTCCGCTGA
- the rseP gene encoding RIP metalloprotease RseP, translated as MSSFLSVLLVLGGLIFFHELGHFLIARLFGIGVQTFSLGFGPRLFGWRGGQTDYRLSLVPLGGYVSLVGESEEAELPEGFEKRHSFTLRPAWQRLLVIAAGPVFNLLLAWFIYWGLFWAHGQFQLAPEVGRVQPESPAAIAGVAPGDRVLSIGGKPVQWWDDVAGSIVASEGRELAIAIDRNGTALTLNVKPEVRTRKTIFGEDERTWLIGIQASGRTVSLPLDGTSAMKAGLDQTWRMIVITGQSVQKIFERVVPLDSVGGPIMIAQMVSEQSRQGLDSVLALTALISINLGLLNLLPIPVLDGGHIIFLTMEMVMRRPVNARLREITTRIGLAFLLALMLLATYNDIVRNLQ; from the coding sequence ATGAGCAGCTTCCTTTCGGTACTCCTGGTCCTTGGCGGCCTGATATTCTTCCACGAACTCGGGCACTTCCTGATTGCCCGGCTGTTCGGCATCGGCGTGCAGACCTTTTCGCTGGGCTTCGGCCCGCGCCTGTTCGGCTGGCGCGGCGGCCAGACCGACTACCGGCTGTCGCTGGTGCCCCTGGGCGGCTACGTGTCGCTGGTGGGTGAAAGCGAAGAGGCCGAACTGCCCGAAGGCTTCGAAAAGCGCCACAGCTTCACCCTGCGCCCGGCGTGGCAGCGGTTGCTGGTCATTGCCGCCGGTCCCGTGTTCAACCTGCTGCTGGCGTGGTTCATCTACTGGGGGCTGTTCTGGGCGCACGGCCAGTTCCAGCTGGCCCCGGAAGTGGGCCGGGTGCAGCCGGAAAGCCCCGCCGCCATCGCGGGCGTGGCCCCGGGCGACCGGGTGCTGTCCATCGGCGGCAAGCCGGTGCAGTGGTGGGACGATGTGGCCGGGTCCATCGTGGCCAGCGAGGGCCGCGAACTGGCCATCGCCATCGACCGCAACGGCACGGCCCTGACCCTGAACGTGAAGCCGGAAGTGCGCACCCGCAAGACCATCTTCGGCGAGGACGAGCGCACCTGGCTCATCGGCATCCAGGCCTCGGGCCGCACCGTCTCCCTGCCGCTGGACGGCACCTCGGCCATGAAGGCCGGACTGGACCAGACCTGGCGGATGATCGTCATCACCGGCCAGAGCGTGCAGAAGATCTTCGAGCGGGTGGTGCCGCTGGATTCGGTGGGCGGGCCCATCATGATCGCCCAGATGGTCAGCGAGCAGTCGCGCCAGGGGCTGGACAGCGTGCTGGCCCTCACCGCGCTCATCAGCATCAACCTTGGTCTGCTGAACCTGCTGCCCATACCGGTGCTGGACGGCGGGCACATCATCTTCCTGACCATGGAAATGGTCATGCGCCGCCCGGTCAACGCCCGCCTGCGCGAGATAACCACCCGCATCGGCCTGGCCTTCCTGCTGGCCCTGATGCTGCTGGCCACCTACAACGACATCGTGCGGAACCTGCAATGA
- the dxr gene encoding 1-deoxy-D-xylulose-5-phosphate reductoisomerase, whose product MIRYISRMPDRAWEDATPRTVALLGSTGSIGTSALKVIEAHPGLFQVAALAGARNVRLLAEQAARHRPAHLGVLDETGAKELRALLPAGYAPEIHVGPEGYAALAVLPDASTVLSAQVGAAGLRATVAAARAGKVICLANKESLVLAGALIRQICAETGAVVLPVDSEHNAVFQALRVHDTLQDGGRAPHAVRRVILTASGGPFRGRDRAFLSTVTREQALNHPNWSMGAKITIDSATLMNKGLEVIEAYHLYGVAPESIEVVVHPQSIVHSLVEYADGSQIAHLGTPDMRIAIAYCMAWPHCVDTGVAPLDLVRVGSLTFEAPDLSSFPCLALARRVLAREARSPGGAGLPVVLNAANEVAVDLFLHGRIGFMDIPALIERALDAHEAGTPDTNGPDTSGPDTSSPATAEPDAASTGTDGTFLMHDIDHIEALDAATRRRVRHWADAAGTQGTGNA is encoded by the coding sequence ATGATCCGCTACATTTCGCGCATGCCGGACCGGGCATGGGAAGACGCCACGCCGCGCACGGTGGCCCTGCTGGGCAGCACCGGCTCCATCGGCACCAGCGCGTTGAAGGTCATCGAGGCCCACCCCGGCCTGTTCCAGGTGGCCGCGCTGGCCGGGGCGCGCAACGTGCGTCTGCTGGCCGAACAGGCCGCCCGCCACCGGCCCGCGCACCTCGGCGTGCTGGACGAAACGGGCGCGAAGGAACTGCGCGCGCTGCTGCCCGCCGGGTACGCGCCGGAGATTCATGTCGGGCCGGAAGGGTACGCCGCGCTGGCCGTCCTGCCCGATGCCTCCACGGTGCTGTCCGCCCAGGTGGGTGCCGCGGGCCTGCGGGCCACGGTGGCGGCGGCGCGGGCGGGCAAGGTCATCTGCCTGGCCAACAAGGAATCACTGGTGCTGGCGGGCGCGCTCATCCGTCAGATCTGCGCCGAAACGGGCGCGGTGGTGCTGCCCGTGGATTCGGAACACAACGCCGTGTTCCAGGCCCTGCGCGTGCACGATACCTTGCAGGACGGGGGCCGCGCTCCCCATGCCGTGCGCCGGGTCATCCTTACCGCATCGGGCGGGCCGTTCCGGGGGCGCGACCGGGCGTTCCTGTCCACTGTCACCCGCGAGCAGGCCCTGAATCATCCCAACTGGTCCATGGGCGCAAAAATCACCATTGATTCCGCCACGCTGATGAACAAGGGGCTGGAGGTCATCGAGGCCTACCACCTGTACGGGGTGGCCCCGGAGTCCATAGAGGTGGTGGTGCACCCGCAGTCCATCGTGCATTCGCTGGTGGAATACGCCGACGGCTCGCAAATCGCCCATCTGGGCACGCCGGACATGCGCATCGCCATCGCCTACTGCATGGCCTGGCCGCACTGCGTGGACACCGGGGTGGCCCCGCTGGACCTGGTACGGGTGGGCAGCTTGACCTTCGAGGCCCCCGACTTATCCTCTTTCCCGTGCCTTGCGCTGGCGCGGCGCGTGCTTGCGCGCGAGGCGCGCAGCCCCGGCGGCGCGGGCCTGCCCGTGGTGCTCAATGCCGCCAACGAGGTGGCGGTGGACCTTTTCCTGCACGGGCGCATCGGGTTCATGGACATTCCCGCGCTCATCGAACGGGCGCTGGACGCCCATGAAGCAGGAACGCCAGACACGAACGGGCCAGACACGAGCGGACCAGACACGAGCTCGCCAGCCACTGCGGAGCCGGACGCCGCATCGACCGGCACCGACGGAACATTCCTGATGCACGACATCGACCACATAGAGGCGCTCGACGCCGCAACCCGCCGCCGCGTGCGCCACTGGGCAGACGCGGCAGGCACGCAAGGAACGGGCAACGCATGA
- a CDS encoding pyridoxal phosphate-dependent decarboxylase family protein has product MQRHETLDLEDFEALLHRAATMIADRVERIGPCAQGPVVHPATFDELAALIPSDWPEAGAGAHAVLDDVARCIEPYATRIGHPRFLAWITTSPAPAGTLGDIVCTGLNQAPLSFKGGPAATVLEHVVLGWLARLFGLPQAADEGMDGAGGTIVSGGTMANLMGLTVARHTHFPEAATRGLAGIGRIPVLYVSDQGHMSIERSAVLLGLGADNVRAIPSGADNRMDVAALRAAITMDREAGLAPFCVVAQAGSVTTGAVDPLPEIADTCADEGLWFHVDAAYGGAAMLTDEGRALLAGIHRADSICVDPHKWFFIPLECGVTLFRSKAQQLATFRARASYLGEENPHDLKNTTFILSRANRALKVWFAFRTYGRERLRRIVTRNMELARHFRDLCAASPEWRVLAPVQLSIACARYVPQGGGWTEEDVDRLQVRLLERLEASGEGFLTPAMVRGRAGVRLCVANHRTSEADIRLLFDLMTTLGRELVAQGPQGPHASQPPQAPQTTQTPQV; this is encoded by the coding sequence ATGCAACGACACGAGACACTTGACCTGGAAGATTTCGAAGCCCTGCTGCACCGGGCTGCGACCATGATCGCGGACCGGGTGGAGCGCATCGGCCCGTGTGCGCAGGGTCCGGTGGTGCACCCGGCCACGTTCGACGAACTGGCGGCGCTGATTCCGTCCGACTGGCCGGAGGCGGGCGCGGGGGCGCACGCAGTGCTGGACGACGTGGCGCGGTGCATAGAACCGTACGCCACGCGCATCGGGCATCCGCGTTTTCTGGCGTGGATAACGACCAGCCCGGCCCCGGCGGGCACGCTGGGCGACATCGTGTGCACGGGGCTGAACCAGGCGCCGCTGTCGTTCAAGGGCGGCCCGGCGGCCACGGTGCTGGAACACGTGGTCCTCGGCTGGCTGGCCCGGCTGTTCGGCCTGCCTCAGGCGGCTGACGAGGGCATGGACGGCGCGGGCGGCACCATCGTGTCCGGCGGCACCATGGCCAACCTGATGGGGCTGACCGTGGCGCGCCACACGCACTTTCCGGAAGCGGCCACCAGGGGCCTTGCGGGCATCGGGCGCATCCCGGTGCTGTATGTTTCCGACCAGGGGCACATGTCCATCGAGCGTTCCGCAGTGCTGCTGGGACTGGGCGCGGACAACGTGCGCGCCATCCCTTCCGGCGCGGACAACCGCATGGACGTGGCGGCCCTGCGCGCGGCCATCACGATGGACCGCGAGGCGGGCCTTGCCCCGTTCTGCGTGGTGGCCCAGGCTGGCTCGGTGACCACAGGCGCGGTGGACCCGCTGCCGGAGATCGCCGACACGTGCGCGGACGAAGGCCTGTGGTTCCACGTGGATGCGGCCTACGGGGGCGCGGCCATGCTGACGGACGAGGGCCGGGCGCTGCTGGCGGGCATCCACCGGGCGGACTCCATCTGCGTGGACCCGCACAAGTGGTTCTTCATCCCGCTCGAATGCGGGGTGACCCTGTTCCGCAGCAAGGCGCAACAGCTCGCCACGTTCCGGGCGCGCGCCTCGTACCTGGGCGAGGAAAACCCGCACGACCTCAAGAACACCACATTCATCCTCAGCCGCGCCAACCGCGCGCTGAAGGTGTGGTTTGCCTTCCGCACGTACGGGCGCGAGCGGCTGCGGCGCATCGTGACGCGCAACATGGAACTGGCGCGGCACTTCCGCGACCTGTGCGCCGCCTCGCCGGAATGGCGGGTGCTGGCCCCGGTGCAGCTGTCCATCGCCTGCGCGCGCTACGTGCCGCAGGGGGGCGGCTGGACCGAGGAAGACGTGGACCGCTTGCAGGTGCGCCTGCTGGAACGGCTGGAGGCATCGGGCGAGGGGTTCCTGACCCCGGCCATGGTGCGCGGCAGGGCCGGGGTGCGCCTGTGCGTGGCCAACCACCGCACCTCCGAGGCCGACATCCGCCTGCTGTTCGACCTCATGACCACGCTTGGCCGCGAGCTTGTGGCGCAGGGCCCCCAAGGCCCCCATGCTTCGCAGCCCCCCCAGGCGCCCCAGACCACGCAGACCCCGCAGGTCTAG